In one window of Ovis aries strain OAR_USU_Benz2616 breed Rambouillet chromosome 5, ARS-UI_Ramb_v3.0, whole genome shotgun sequence DNA:
- the SMIM7 gene encoding small integral membrane protein 7 isoform X5 → MAVVIAMICGTSGGPGRITELLEVTANQRKKKDTQGFGEESREPSTGDNIREFLLSLRYFRIFIALWNVFMMFCMIVLFGS, encoded by the exons ATGGCTGTAGTCATAGCTATGATTTGCGGGACAAGTGGTGGTCCAGGGAGGATCACTGAGCTGCTCGAAGTCACAGCAAACCAGCG GAAAAAGAAGGACACGCAGGGCTTTGGGGAGGAGTCGAGGGAGCCCAGCACAG gtgacaaCATCCGGGAGTTCCTGCTGAGCCTCAGATACTTTCGAATCTTCATCGCGCTGTGGAACGTTTTCATGATGTTCTGCATGATCGT
- the SMIM7 gene encoding small integral membrane protein 7 isoform X4, with amino-acid sequence MIGDILLFGTLLMNAGAVLNFKLKKKDTQGFGEESREPSTGDNIREFLLSLRYFRIFIALWNVFMMFCMIVGSS; translated from the exons ATGATCGGGGACATCCTGCTGTTTGG GACGTTGCTGATGAACGCCGGTGCGGTACTCAACTTTAAGCT GAAAAAGAAGGACACGCAGGGCTTTGGGGAGGAGTCGAGGGAGCCCAGCACAG gtgacaaCATCCGGGAGTTCCTGCTGAGCCTCAGATACTTTCGAATCTTCATCGCGCTGTGGAACGTTTTCATGATGTTCTGCATGATCGT
- the SMIM7 gene encoding small integral membrane protein 7 isoform X6 produces the protein MAVVIAMICGTSGGPGRITELLEVTANQRKKKDTQGFGEESREPSTGKDTGVSCHALLQGIFPTQGSNLRLLRLLHCR, from the exons ATGGCTGTAGTCATAGCTATGATTTGCGGGACAAGTGGTGGTCCAGGGAGGATCACTGAGCTGCTCGAAGTCACAGCAAACCAGCG GAAAAAGAAGGACACGCAGGGCTTTGGGGAGGAGTCGAGGGAGCCCAGCACAG gcaaggatactggagtgagttgccatgccctcctccaggggatcttccccacccagggatcaaacctacgtctcctgcggctcctgcattgcag gtga
- the SMIM7 gene encoding small integral membrane protein 7 isoform X3 — protein sequence MIGDILLFGTLLMNAGAVLNFKLKKKDTQGFGEESREPSTGDNIREFLLSLRYFRIFIALWNVFMMFCMIVLFGS from the exons ATGATCGGGGACATCCTGCTGTTTGG GACGTTGCTGATGAACGCCGGTGCGGTACTCAACTTTAAGCT GAAAAAGAAGGACACGCAGGGCTTTGGGGAGGAGTCGAGGGAGCCCAGCACAG gtgacaaCATCCGGGAGTTCCTGCTGAGCCTCAGATACTTTCGAATCTTCATCGCGCTGTGGAACGTTTTCATGATGTTCTGCATGATCGT